Part of the Oscillospiraceae bacterium genome is shown below.
TGCTTTATCAAGTGCCTGAAGGTCATTTGCCCATATACCGCTGTCAAACTGCACCACAGGTATATTAAGGTTATAAGCCTGCTTGAGCATATCGGCAAAGCCCTCTCCGATAGTGGCAATAACAAGACCTGATGCCTTATTGGACAGGGCGGTCTGTACCATTTCCATCTGAGAGGGGATGTCCTTTGGGGATTCGCTTACGGGACCGCGGTATGTTATTTTGTATCCGTATTTTTTGCCGGCGTCCTCTGCGCCGGCTTTTACAGACTGCCAAAAGGCGTGTGATTCGCCTTTGGCAATAACCGCAATGGTCTTGTTGGTGGTGGTTACGTTGTTGTTATTGTTGTTTCCTATTCCGCTGTCGGTCATGTCGCCGTTGTCGGTGCCGGGTTCAAGGATGCCTACATCACCATTGGAATTAATGTTGTCATCGGTTGTACCCGTATCGCGGGTGCAGGAAATAAGGATAAAGGCACATAAAATCAGTGCCGCCAGGGCAAAGCTAAAACGGTAAATATTTTTCATACTGTTCCTCTTTCTTTTTTGAATTTATCTTTTGTTTTTTCGGTTTTTGATTACATCCATCAGCACGGCAACAACAACTATTATGCCCGTCAGGACGTAGGTTACATAGGTTGCGTTGAGGTTGAGATTGAACTTTGCCAGAACAAAATTAAGTCCGCTCCTGATAACCACCAGCAGTACCGAGCCGATTACCGACCCGCTCACCGAAGCTACACCGCCCGCAGCGCTTGTACCGCCGATATAGACGCCTGCTATGGCATCCAACTCCATTCCGTTACCCGTTGCAGAGGCAACAGTGGTAAAGGATGCCGACCAGAAGATAGCCGCAAGACCTGCGCCTATACCGCTGAAAACATAAGCAAGAGTTTTATATCTTGTGGTATTGATACCGGAAAGCCGTGTTGCTTCCTCATTACTGCCTATGGACAGAATATATCTTCCTATCTTACATTTATACATAAGGTACATGCATACAAGCATAAACCCGAGTATCCAGAATATTCCCGTAGGCACACCGTTTGCGTTGGAGAAAACAGCATTGAACCAAGTACCCGTCGGATAGAATATATTCGGAACGGAAACCGCCAGTGCCGAAAGTCCTCTGGCAAACATCATTGTTCCCAGCGTGGCTATAAAAGGCGGAAGCCTCATTACCGCTACAAGAATCCCGTTAATTATACCGAAAAGCGTTCCTATCGCAAGCATTACAGGAATTGTCGCCCAAAGAGGCATACCTTCCATATACAGCTTACCTGCCACAACCGATGCGGCAATGCATACAGTACCTATTGAAAGGTCTATTCCGCCGGTGGCTATTACAAATGTTACGCCCAATGCCAGGAACGCATAGGGTGACAGCGACTGCGCCATGCTGACAATATTATATTTATCCACAAAGTTGGGGTTTAATACGGAAAAAATCACAATCAGCGCAATAAGAGCGAGAAAAATGATGATATTCTGTTTGCCTTTGGTATTCAAAAAATTAATAAGCTTTTGCATTTTTTCACTCCCTCATGGTAGCGTATTTCATTATTTCCTGCTGAGATGCCTGCGCAATGTCAAGCTCTGCCGTTATGCGTCCCTCGCACATGACTATAACACGGTCACTGAGACGTTGTATTTCACTCAGCTCGGAGGAAATCATAATAATGGATTTGCCTTGAGAAGCAAGCTTTTCCATCAGCTCGTACATTTCACTTTTTGCACCGATATCTATGCCTCGGGTAGGCTCATCAAAAATAAAAATATCACAGTTTTTCAAAAGCCATCGCGCAACAATTACTTTTTGCTGATTTCCGCCCGAAAGATTTCTCAGTTCCTGAAAAACCGACGGGGTTTTGGTTTTAAGAACACTGTTTATCTCAGCTGCGGCATCATTGATTCTTTTGTCGTTTATCCAACCGACATTTATATAATCGTCAAGATTTGCCAGAACAGAGTTTTCCGCCACGGATTTTGCCAATAACAGACCGTAGCGCTTTCTGTCCTCCGAAAGATAGCATATACCATGTTTTACCGCATCGGACGGCTCCTTTATTTTCACAAGCTCACCGTTTATAAATATCTCTCCGCTGTCATATTTATCCGCGCCGTACACCGCACGCGCCACTTCGGTGCGTCCTGCTCCCATAAGCCCCGAAAATCCCAGTATTTCACCTTTTTTCAGCTTGAAGCTAACATTCCTTATCGTTCCGGCACGGTTAAGATTTCTCACCTCGAGTACAGTGGGTGCATCGTTATTTACATTGCTTTTCTCTTTTTTATCACCGTAAATAACACGTCCCACCATCATCTGAACCAGTCTGTCACGGTCATAATCCTTTGCTTCAAGTGTTCCCACGTATTCCCCGTCCCTCATAACGGTAATACGGTCGGAGATTCTGCCTATCTCATCCATACGATGGGAAATATATATCATTCCGATACCTTTTTTCTTAAGGTCCTTCATTATTTTGAACAGCTCTTCAACCTCCGGCTGTGTCAGTGCCGCGGTAGGCTCGTCCAGAATAAGAAGTTTTGAGTGATGGGATATGGCTTTGGCTATTTCCACCATCTGCTGTTTTCCGACAGTGAGCGTTCCCAGAATTTGTGACGGGTCTATCTTTACACCTATTTTTCCGAAAAGCTCAGCAGCATCATTTTCCATTTTGCGGTCGTCTATTATGGCACCGCCAATCATTGGCTCACGGCCGATATATATATTCTGCGCCACGGTGAGATGGTTCATCATATTCAGTTCCTGATGTATAATGGCGACGCCCGCTCTTTGCGATTCGGAAATGTTTCTGAAATGCACCTCGCTTCCGAACAGCTCAATCTTACCGCCATCCGGCTGATGTATTCCGCACAGAACCTTCATAAGGGTTGACTTGCCTGCTCCGTTTTCGCCCATGAGGGCATGTATCTCACCTGAGTTTAATTCAAAATTTGCTTTCTTCAGGGCATATACTCCGGAAAAGCGCTTTTCGATGCCGCTCATTTTAAGTATCTGCTCTCCCATGTCTCGCACCTGCCTTTTTAAACATTCGTAAACAGTATGTACACTTGAATGTTTTTTTATTCAACCGCAACAAAAAACCTCTTTTTCTTTTTGAAAAAGAGGTCAGTGTGTCGATAAACCTATCGACACACTGTAAGACTTTCGAAAAGACGATGATATTTTGCCGATTTAAGCCTGTTGGCGTACAAAGGTACGGTAAGGCTTGAAGCGGCAAAAAGCGACAAACAGCAGGTGATATTCGATGTATCACCTGCTGTTAAATTGTTTTTTGATTTATTTTTTTCTTTTTGAAATATAATTTATTTCCGTCACGGTATCACGTTTTTCTCGACAGTCTAACCTCTTTTTCTTTTCGAAAAAGAGGTTTTCGTTCTTCATATTTAATTCTTGATACTATCAACGGTATCCTTAATCGCCTGATAAAAGATTCCAACGTCCACCGAATGGGCGATATACTTTACACCAAGGCTTTTCCATTTCAGAGCATTTTGCAATGTATCGGTAAATGTCCCCACCAAAACGCCTTTTTTGCCACATTTTTCAATTATTTCAAGCATCTTTTCCTGTACCAGGGGGTGATCGGTCTGTCCCACAACTCCCATGGACTGGGACAGGTCGTACGGGCCGATGAAAATCACATCTATCCCCTCAACCTGAAGAATTTCGTCAAGGTTATTTATTCCCTCGCATCCCTCTATCTGCATAATTATAACGCTTTGGTTTGCCTTTTCAAAATACTCAAATCTGTCCATCGAGGAATACTTCGCCGCGCGAACAAATCTGCATACTCCCCTTTCGCCCAAGGGTGAAAACTTTGTTCTTTTTATCACCTCAAGAGCTGAAGCCTTGTCGGTTATTTGAGGAATCTGTATTCCGCCTGCGCCTATATCCAGCGCTTCCGCCATAACAGAAGGATTGTTCTCCTTGGTGCGTATTATGGGGAACATTCCCGTAAGCTGTGCCGCACGCACAAGATTTTGTGCGGACCTGATGGTGTTGGGGCCATGCTCAAGATCAATTATGACAAAGTCAGCACCGCCGTAACCCATAGCCTCAATCATTGCGGGGTCTTCGGTTTTGGAAAACATTCCCACAACGCCGTTTTTGAGCTTGTTTTTGAAGTTTTGTACCATTTTTCTCACTTTATATCCTTTATTTTTTCAGATTGATTTTGAACAATTCCGCACCGCGACCGATGCCCGCGTGAAGTTTTGTCGCAATTACATAAAGATAATCACCGTATTCCCAGGCGGCGGGGTAATGTATTTCGCCCCACGCTTTGCCGCTGGTTTCAAGAATATCAAGCCTTTTTGTGAAGCGCAAGGATTCACCATCGGTAAAATATGCCGTAAGCTTGCTACGGTTGAATTTATCGGTATTGCAAAGCATATAATGCCGTCCGTCGCTTAATTCACCGCAATATATTTTTGAAGAAACATACGGTATGTCATGGGAGTGGGCATTACTCCAGGTTTCACCGCAATCCTTTGAAATATAAACAATGGGAACCCTTCTCAGGTCATTTCTGTTGAACATATACAGCGTTTCCCCTACACATATAACAGATATTTCAGGATGAACAAGCGTTGTACCGTCAGGCAGATTTCCGTTTTCTGCAATTTTAATTAAACGCCATTCGGAATCAATTTTTCCGCTGTCGGAAATAAGCACGGCCGGTGTGGTTGGGAAACCGTCCAATTCTGCAATTCTTCCCGGAAGCATAAGCTTTCCGTTGGGCAATGTCACAACATTCGTGTTTAGCTTAAACGGGATCGGCTTTGACCATAGCAATTCAAATTTATCGGTTTTTGTGTTAAGCATATATAAATCAAGTGAATGTATATGATCGGGTGCAACCATCTGATTAACAATCATATACAATTTATCATCACAAATACCGTAAACAGGTGGGCAGTAAAGAATTTTTTCGCTTTTATCCTCGCAAATGATCTCTAATTCCGACCATGTTTTTCCTTCATCAAAGGAACGCTTGCCGCAAATTGGTGTATAGCCGTAAAGCTCACGCTCGCGGCAATGGTACCACGATGCATATAACACACCGTGATATTCAATAATGGCTGTTTCGTGTAAAAACTTAAAATTATCATCGGGAGAACAAACACAGACAGATTGTATATCCTGTGTGACTGTTTTTATTTCTTTATCCAAAAATTCGGCACTTTCAAATTTTATCGCCAGAAGCATATCATCATATTCATAAAACGGATGAAAACATATATTTTGGGCTTGCTCTTTGAAAACCGTTGGCGTAATACCGATATATTTCGTAAAGGTTTCGGTAAAATAGCTTATATTGTTGTAACCGGACAGGGTTGCGATATCGGAAATCTTTTCATTCCCCTCCGCCAGCATTCTCATTGCCTTTTCAAGTCTTTTGCGGTTTCTGAAAGTGTTCAGGGTCATTCCGCTTTTATCCTTTACCAAATGGCACATATAGTAATAGCTGATGTGAAGCTGTTTTGCTATTTCTTCAAATTTTATGTCGGATGTCATGGTTTCGACAACAGTATCCATTATCCGATTGTACAACTCGTTTTCACGTTTTTTAACGTTGTCACGTCCTGTTATAATAAAACTTATTATATCTTCCAAAAGTGCAACATCACACTCGGTTTTGTCGTTGAATTTCATTATCTTTTCGTCAAGCTGAGAAGGGTCAAAGCTGCATCTCTCCATGCAGTCAATTTTGAAAAACTCAAAAATTTCCGGGATTATTTCTTCCTTTTCAAAATTATTTGCAAGGAACTCTGCAATATACTTGCTGTCATTAAGCTTATGTTTCATAAAAATCCCCCTTGATTTATTTATATAATTACAGTTTAATTATATCACAATCAAGCCCAAAGCACTATAACAGGTTTGTTCAGTTATCGCACAAATAAAAACAAGGCAGAAAATTCTGCCTTGTTTTAATAGTTCTAAAAATTAAAATCCACAACCGTACGGGAAACAGTGACCTGTCTTACATACTGAGCTACCTTGACATGCTCGGGATGCTCGGCATATATTTTAAGGTCGTCCTTATTTTCAAATTCGGTGATAAGCACCATATCCCCCGACATATCAGTGCCGGAAATATCAATGCCTATTTCCATTTTTTTGATTTGGGGAATTTTGTCCACCAGTGCATAAAGGCTGTCCTTTACAAAGCTGAGATGGTCTGCTTTTGTTTTGCCATTAGCACTGTCGGCAAACTTCCACACAACAATGTGCTTCAGCATAAATTAAAATACGATTTCGCGGTTAGCGTCGGAAGAATCGTAGATACCCTGCATAAGCTTTGCAGTGATAATAACGTTGTCAATGTGAGAAGGCTGCTTTGTGCCGTTCTTGATACTGTCAACGAAAGCGTTGATCTCGTTGTTCCACATATTGTCGGTAAAGGGCTCGGGAGTTTCTTCATACAGCTGACCGTCCTTGGTACCGTAGAAGGTGTAGTTTCCGCCGTACTGGAGACGTATACCGCCCTTTGTACCCATAAAGTCAATATAGCATTCGGAAACACCGATGTTCTGAGCCCATGCGCCGTGGATGGTGATGGCAGCAGAATCCTGAGTACGAACGAAAGCGGTAACGCTGTCGTCAACGTCGTAGGTACCGGTTTCTACATTTTTGGTAACCTCAGACCACATGTTCTTGTAAACATAGTTCTTCATATCAACGCCCAGCTTGCAGAACTGTCTGCCGGAAACGGTAAGAGGCTGGGGGTCGCCAAGGCAGAACATAACGATGTCGATGTAATGTACGCCCCAGTCGATGAGTGCGCCGCCGCCTGCGATAGCCTTGGTGGTGAATGCGCCGCCCAGGCCGGGGATGGAACGGTGAGCACGGAAGCTTACGTATACATGGTAAACTTCACCCAGGTCGCCATCGTCAATTCTCTTCTTAATTGCACGGGTGCAATCCTTGAAACGGTTTACAACACCAATGTTAAGGGTTTTGCCGGTTTCATGCTGAACCTTCTGCATTTCAAGAGCTTCGCTGTAAATACGTGCAGCGGGCTTTTCGCACAGAACGTGCTTGCCTGCGCGCAGTGCATCGCAGGAAATGATGGAGTGCATCAGGTTAGGGGTACAAATGGAAACACCCTGAATTTCGGGGTCATTGAGAACTACGTGATAATCCTCAACAGCAGTTCCTACGCCATACTTTTCCACAGCTGCCTGAGCCTTTTCGGGAAGAATGTCGCAGAAATACTTGATTTCCACTTCGGGATTGTTCAGATACGCGGGAATGTGAGCCGCGTTTGCGATACAACCGCAACCGATGATACCAACTTTAATCTTTTCCATAATTACCTCCGGAATTTATAAAAATTTTAATTTTCTGATTTTAGTTAATTATATATCAACCAATGATATAAAACAATAGAAAAAACAACGAAAAACGTGCCCAAAATAACTATTCGCGGTTTTGGCGGTACTCCAACGGGTGGGCACCCCAATATTCCTTGAATGCTTTTATGAAATTGGAAACAGAAACAAATCCGCATTCTTCGCTGATGGCAGTGATGCTGTTGTCGGTGGACAGAAGCAGGCTCATGGCATTTTTCATTCTCAACTCGGTAATGTACACCTTGTGGCTTTTCCCGTAATTGTTTTTGAAATATGTACCGAAATAGCTGGGAGAAACATGCACCAGCTCCGCAAGCTCCGAGGCAGTAATCTTTTTGTCAAGATTACGCGAAATGTAAGAAAGCGCTGCCTGTATGGGCGTAAGGTCGCCTCTGCGCTCGTTTGGGGGCGTGCGGGATATTATGTACATCAGCATAGCCTCCAGCCGTGTACGAATACGTTCGGTTTTCATTGACGAATTTCCAATGTAGTCCTCATAAATCTGCCGTGCATCCCGCTGCAGAAGCTCCAGCTCCTCACAACTGAGCTTTATACAGGGTGAAGACTCCAACCGATAGATGTAATTCATGCATTCCTTAGATATAAAGCGTTCGGAAAAGGCAATATTGTATATTTCAAAGCAACCCTCATGCGCTTTGAATGAATGGGTAGTATAAGGAAAATTCAGAAGGCAGGTGGGCGTGGTTATCTCCAGCGCCGTGCTTTCCACAGTGCTGATACCTGTGCCCGAAACGAATAAATCTATTTCATAAAACTCATGTCGGTGCAAGTGACAGCTGTCCATATTCTTATAATCCACATATACCGGCAAATCATTTTGCAAAACATTGTACGTGCGGACAAGTATTTTTTCATTTTTCATAGT
Proteins encoded:
- a CDS encoding sugar ABC transporter ATP-binding protein, whose protein sequence is MGEQILKMSGIEKRFSGVYALKKANFELNSGEIHALMGENGAGKSTLMKVLCGIHQPDGGKIELFGSEVHFRNISESQRAGVAIIHQELNMMNHLTVAQNIYIGREPMIGGAIIDDRKMENDAAELFGKIGVKIDPSQILGTLTVGKQQMVEIAKAISHHSKLLILDEPTAALTQPEVEELFKIMKDLKKKGIGMIYISHRMDEIGRISDRITVMRDGEYVGTLEAKDYDRDRLVQMMVGRVIYGDKKEKSNVNNDAPTVLEVRNLNRAGTIRNVSFKLKKGEILGFSGLMGAGRTEVARAVYGADKYDSGEIFINGELVKIKEPSDAVKHGICYLSEDRKRYGLLLAKSVAENSVLANLDDYINVGWINDKRINDAAAEINSVLKTKTPSVFQELRNLSGGNQQKVIVARWLLKNCDIFIFDEPTRGIDIGAKSEMYELMEKLASQGKSIIMISSELSEIQRLSDRVIVMCEGRITAELDIAQASQQEIMKYATMRE
- a CDS encoding helix-turn-helix domain-containing protein gives rise to the protein MKHKLNDSKYIAEFLANNFEKEEIIPEIFEFFKIDCMERCSFDPSQLDEKIMKFNDKTECDVALLEDIISFIITGRDNVKKRENELYNRIMDTVVETMTSDIKFEEIAKQLHISYYYMCHLVKDKSGMTLNTFRNRKRLEKAMRMLAEGNEKISDIATLSGYNNISYFTETFTKYIGITPTVFKEQAQNICFHPFYEYDDMLLAIKFESAEFLDKEIKTVTQDIQSVCVCSPDDNFKFLHETAIIEYHGVLYASWYHCRERELYGYTPICGKRSFDEGKTWSELEIICEDKSEKILYCPPVYGICDDKLYMIVNQMVAPDHIHSLDLYMLNTKTDKFELLWSKPIPFKLNTNVVTLPNGKLMLPGRIAELDGFPTTPAVLISDSGKIDSEWRLIKIAENGNLPDGTTLVHPEISVICVGETLYMFNRNDLRRVPIVYISKDCGETWSNAHSHDIPYVSSKIYCGELSDGRHYMLCNTDKFNRSKLTAYFTDGESLRFTKRLDILETSGKAWGEIHYPAAWEYGDYLYVIATKLHAGIGRGAELFKINLKK
- a CDS encoding helix-turn-helix domain-containing protein; its protein translation is MTMKNEKILVRTYNVLQNDLPVYVDYKNMDSCHLHRHEFYEIDLFVSGTGISTVESTALEITTPTCLLNFPYTTHSFKAHEGCFEIYNIAFSERFISKECMNYIYRLESSPCIKLSCEELELLQRDARQIYEDYIGNSSMKTERIRTRLEAMLMYIISRTPPNERRGDLTPIQAALSYISRNLDKKITASELAELVHVSPSYFGTYFKNNYGKSHKVYITELRMKNAMSLLLSTDNSITAISEECGFVSVSNFIKAFKEYWGAHPLEYRQNRE
- a CDS encoding ABC transporter permease; this encodes MQKLINFLNTKGKQNIIIFLALIALIVIFSVLNPNFVDKYNIVSMAQSLSPYAFLALGVTFVIATGGIDLSIGTVCIAASVVAGKLYMEGMPLWATIPVMLAIGTLFGIINGILVAVMRLPPFIATLGTMMFARGLSALAVSVPNIFYPTGTWFNAVFSNANGVPTGIFWILGFMLVCMYLMYKCKIGRYILSIGSNEEATRLSGINTTRYKTLAYVFSGIGAGLAAIFWSASFTTVASATGNGMELDAIAGVYIGGTSAAGGVASVSGSVIGSVLLVVIRSGLNFVLAKFNLNLNATYVTYVLTGIIVVVAVLMDVIKNRKNKR
- a CDS encoding Dabb family protein, producing MLKHIVVWKFADSANGKTKADHLSFVKDSLYALVDKIPQIKKMEIGIDISGTDMSGDMVLITEFENKDDLKIYAEHPEHVKVAQYVRQVTVSRTVVDFNF
- a CDS encoding aldolase, which encodes MVQNFKNKLKNGVVGMFSKTEDPAMIEAMGYGGADFVIIDLEHGPNTIRSAQNLVRAAQLTGMFPIIRTKENNPSVMAEALDIGAGGIQIPQITDKASALEVIKRTKFSPLGERGVCRFVRAAKYSSMDRFEYFEKANQSVIIMQIEGCEGINNLDEILQVEGIDVIFIGPYDLSQSMGVVGQTDHPLVQEKMLEIIEKCGKKGVLVGTFTDTLQNALKWKSLGVKYIAHSVDVGIFYQAIKDTVDSIKN
- a CDS encoding Gfo/Idh/MocA family oxidoreductase; protein product: MEKIKVGIIGCGCIANAAHIPAYLNNPEVEIKYFCDILPEKAQAAVEKYGVGTAVEDYHVVLNDPEIQGVSICTPNLMHSIISCDALRAGKHVLCEKPAARIYSEALEMQKVQHETGKTLNIGVVNRFKDCTRAIKKRIDDGDLGEVYHVYVSFRAHRSIPGLGGAFTTKAIAGGGALIDWGVHYIDIVMFCLGDPQPLTVSGRQFCKLGVDMKNYVYKNMWSEVTKNVETGTYDVDDSVTAFVRTQDSAAITIHGAWAQNIGVSECYIDFMGTKGGIRLQYGGNYTFYGTKDGQLYEETPEPFTDNMWNNEINAFVDSIKNGTKQPSHIDNVIITAKLMQGIYDSSDANREIVF